A stretch of DNA from Candidatus Pseudomonas phytovorans:
GCCATGGGCAGGCCGACCAGGATGGCGCTGAGGATGAAACCCAGGGGCTCGAAGGTAGCGGCGAAAACGATCAGCAGGCCGACGCAGGCAGCGATCTTGATCAGGGTTTCGCGGTCCAGTGCTGGCTCGTCGTCCTTGTGCACGATCGGGGTAGGGCGGATGGCCAGGTAAAGCAGGCCCAGGCCCATCAGGCCGAGCATCAGCAGCGGGTAGGCGCGCGGGCCGACCGGTTCATAGGAAAACGCCGCCTGGTAGGGCCAGGCCATCACGGCCAAGGCGGCGCACACCGCCAGCAGGGCCAGGGCGAAGATGCGTTGCAGGATCATGAAGGAATCCTCGAAGGAAGCAGCTTTGATACTTCCCTGTGGGAGCGGGCGTGCCCGCGAATGCGATTGATCACACAACAATGCTGTTGCGACTGGCGCATTCGCGGGCACGCCCGCTCCCACAGGGACCGAGTGGGTGCTCGATTTACTGAATCAGGCCAAATTCCTTGGCCAGTGCCTTGTAGTCAGCCACTTGCTTCTTCACATAGCCGTCCAGCTCTTCGCCGGTCATGGCAAAGGGGAACAGCTCGCGCTGGTCACGCAGTTGGGCGAAGTCTTCAGAGGCCAGCATCTTGTCGAACGAGGCTTTCCACCAGGCGT
This window harbors:
- a CDS encoding tripartite tricarboxylate transporter TctB family protein yields the protein MILQRIFALALLAVCAALAVMAWPYQAAFSYEPVGPRAYPLLMLGLMGLGLLYLAIRPTPIVHKDDEPALDRETLIKIAACVGLLIVFAATFEPLGFILSAILVGLPMARLYGGRWLHSAIVVVGMSLLLYWLFDRVMDVPLPLGLLSVLEN